Below is a window of Dioscorea cayenensis subsp. rotundata cultivar TDr96_F1 unplaced genomic scaffold, TDr96_F1_v2_PseudoChromosome.rev07_lg8_w22 25.fasta BLBR01000069.1, whole genome shotgun sequence DNA.
aaaaaataatgcaatagtGACGAATACTTGGTAACGATTGTCCATTTTATTGTAACGACTTtgttatcacaaaaaaaaatgctaaatagTGACAAATAGGTTGTCACAATAGTccattttattgtgacaatatttttgacACAAAGGAATAAACAATAGTAATGAATTTGTTGTCATAATAGTCTATTTTATAGTGGCAATATTGTTAACTCAAAAAAATGCACAATAGTGATGAATAAGTCATCACTATATTTGATTTTACTGTGATAATATAGTCATCACAATAGTAATGAATAAGTCATCACAATAGTCTATTTTATAGTGGCAATATTTTATAGTGGCAACATTGTTCTCACAGAAATATACACATTAGTGACGGCAAAAGTCTCGCAATAGTCAATTTTATTGCACCAATATTgttatgacaaaaaaaatacacaatagtGACTAATAAGCTGTcacaatagtttattttttcGCAACAATGTTgacactaaaataattaaaaatagtgacaaaaatatgaaactCATATGTTAACACAACAAATTCAAATGACAAAATATTATCACACTAACAAACTAAatctttaatataatattaaaaaaataatccaaatgtacaaaatttgaatatatgaaattatactaaaatacccaaacattattataaaatttataataattctaAACTGCATTCTAAAGTAAATGTGAAGATGAAGTACTCCACTATGCGTTTGATTCCtacaaaacaacccaaaaaaattaaaatcaatcagTTTGTAAACTAATAGGATTTTAGTTTAGGGCTAACATCcataataatataatgataattgtAAGAAGTATTAATAaacattcaaaattttataactttgTATACTCACATGACTAGTTGGGACACTTGATGTTGTATCATTTGATAGATCGTCGTTAGTCATAGATGCATTTGTCAATGATTGGGAATTAATCCAAGATTTTTCCAACTGTGCAAAAATTGATGAGACATGCTTAATTTCTGTGGCTTGCTTCTCAATAGCCACACGTTGAGCTTGAATCtcctcttcttgtttttttgtgacTTCGATTAGTCTTGCAACTTCTTTCATTTAAATCACTTGCACGTTTTTTGCATCCTCACTCGCTAGAATTTGACTCTTTATTTGTGATTTAGATGTTATTCCTTTAATACCTAAACCACATGAGTAACTTGACTTTCTTTTTAGAACAAGACCAAGATGCTCAACAAGTGGTAAAGATGCAGATGaaatcttttctttattcttctctccctcttcttgaAGCTTATTCTACATATTCACATAGAAATTATGAATGAAGTgaggtaaattttaaaaacacgTAAAGAAATAACTCTAATATGACTATAACTTCcataccattatttcttctccaTTTGGAACAGACCAAATTCTATTTGGTTTTTGTCGTGATAACTTCCAAACTTTAATAGCATCAGGCCATTCATTAGTATCTTTATCTTTCTGAAAAACATGtaaacaacaataattattcaaaaacattgcttttttaaaaatatattttaaatttaaataaatgcacaaTTATTTTACCATTTCATATGCAATCTGAACAATTGATTTTGTGCCACTAACTGCTTTCATCTCtatatttctaatattaattgtgtttcttttgctttGCTCCTACATACCAatagataatttatatttataagaaatcaaatagaaaaataagttaaaaaactTAGCTTAAATTTACCTTAAACTTTTTAGTCTCCCATTTATTATCAATCAGCCATTTCCAATCACTTTCATCCACATCTTTCGGGCAATCTTTGCTCTTCAGATATCTTTGGTGCAAATGATAGTGCCTATTTTTGTATTGTGCTTGCATTTGTTTCATAACAAAGGGTTGCAcctcatttgaaaaattaaatttatcctgaaatttatgtaaaaacaaagtttaaatGTATAACCAATTCAACTAATCAATACttgaacaaaaatattataattcctATCACAAGTTGATTTTAATTCCTTCCCAATATGAACCTTAAAATTCGAGAGCTTTGTCAAATACAACATATGctaaataatgatatatatatatatatatatcattatttagATATGTATGCATCTATGGgcctaaaatattaaaatttgattcatAACTTTAAACTGTATTCATacgatttttataaatatttgaacaTACCTTTAAAAATGTCCACATTGCCTTGATATCCTCATCAGAAATCTCTTTCCAACTAGCAACCTTAAGTGATGCAAGTTGTCGAATGGCTATAGTGACTTCTGATTTGAAAAGGCGGGCATGCTTACCACACACCTTATAGTATGGAGGAGGAAACTGAACATCGATTTGCATTCCTTTGGCTTTTTTCCTAGCAAGTTTTGCATTGATAGTTGGTCCTCGTCCACGTTTTTGAGAATTTCCATttcctatttataaaaaaataacaattaatgaacatataatgtttgataaaaattaaaacatgtaaCCAAATAATTTTTAGGATCACATCACCGTGGCGACAATAATTTGCCCTTCCGATCTAAGTGCATTATTTGAAGTTCCAACCATAGCATTGGAATGTTGAATGTGAGCCTCTGTTTCTTGAGACTCATCAACCATAAGAGGAATATTTTGTTCATCATTTGAACTTTCCATATTTCGATATCTTTTGATAGCAGCCATCTTAAACTTCCAAAGATAAGTACTCATTAGGAAAACAAGCAAAATAAGCATTGCTAAGAAGTTTATTAACTAATAAGTATTTCTacctaaaattaaattatataatacctGGAATGGAATCTTTGTCAAAGGATCAACATCGCCTTTAGCTATGCCTTGAACCAACTTTTGTGGCAACCATGTATGATCGGTTAAGTTTCCACATATATTttaacacaaaaagaaaacatctatAATGAGATAGAACAAATGTACAAATTAAAGGATATGGGCCTAAAAACTCCAAATCGATGTCACAATCATGAGGAATATTTGACAAATGCACAATATCCTCCTTTACGGAATCATAAACTCTTTGGTGTTGAAATGTCCAAATGgcttttttgaaattttcctcATAATGGGGTGGAATAGCAATAGAAGTGCATCGTAAGTGTTTGATAACCTAAAAAAAGAACcatcaattaaattatcatTAAGAATTCAAGCTTGCAAGAGGAACCTATAGAATACCGTGAATTGACTTATTTCATGCAATTGACACATTGCTAACTAATAGGTAATCTTCTCTTTAATTGTGAGTGAATATGTTTAACAAGCATTTAAATAttgcaataataatattctaCATAGCAAACTAGTTACCCACCTCAAGCATTTATGTGAGACCACCATtaagaatctaaaaaaaaaaaattaaaacaacagtAGTAATAATTCAAACAACAATATAACTATTATATAGAGATGATGAAAAAATCTATAATATCTTGAGTGGAGTTTAATGAATACaacttttaataatattaggTAGGACAAAAACATTACAATAATTAATAGATCACATGAAATTTTGATTAGCTTTCTCCTATTATAACCATATGATTATCTACTTTtgtttaaggaaaaaaaatatcttcCGTTGTTGTCACATATGAGCATCAATATTCACTATAATATaagtttaaggaaaaaaatatacaagttCTCATATGCCTACATGGAAAGAGAAGCATAGTCATACAACATTTTTAGGATTCAAAAATTTGTTTAGCAAGCTCCAAaggaaatacaaaatttttaccTAATGCgcaatccaaaaaaatcaacaattatGTCATACTAATGATCAAGCATGGAACATTTGTGcaaaattaatcaatcaattgaaagaaataagagaaattcTTTACCTTCTCataacttttgtattttttaacaaGTGCATATGCTCTTTTTAAGCCGATGCTAGGCAATGATTGTAGGTAGTCACATCCACTAAAAATGCACATTTCAAGTAACATAGTTTTAGTAAAGCCAGTAAAAtcaatatctttatttttgtctaaCATTGAACATTTGAACTCAACGCCTTGCCCAAATTTatccattttgaaaataatatgaaaaaaaatgttcCAAGAATTAGAATTTTACAAAGGAAGAAAACTATATGAGGAAAAGACCATTGATTAACTAGTGGCAAGCacatcatatataaattaagaaaagttgAGTTTAACGAATGAAtctgaaattatatataacttacTCTATGACACCCAAAAGGTATTAAGTCTGAGTCCTCAGTAATGACTGCATCAACAAGCTTATTAATGGACAAAAATGCCATTTGCGCATCAGCCTCATAGGGTGCCACAACATAATCAATGTTTTCCTTCTTCAAAACCTaaattaatattagtttttcAAGAGTAGCTCAGATATAAATTATGAATGGAAATAAATATCAtggaaaaaattaagaataaatcTAAAATATCATCTATATATTAGCTTTTGACttactaatatatttaaaactaaGGTTTTAGTTAGTACAAGGACAGAAGGAGGACAATATAGTTTTCATCCTAcatttaaaatcatttattcaaatcaaatttcaattaTTACCTGGATTAGCTCCCAAGCAATTGATGGTGATATATCAACAGCCTTTTGAAAGCACTCATGAGCAGCAAAAGAATTTCCAGCAGCCTCATGCTTAAGTGCCCATTCAAGGTTTTCTTTCCTTGCCCTGCAATGTTAAATTTACTAAGACAACTACCTCTCCAACTATTGTTAGTTATGAAAATGTGAAATGCTTAATTtaggtgaaaaaaataatactataaaattagaaaaaataaacatacaaataACTACCTACTCAAGAAATATTAGTTTAAACGTTTCCCTACCAATGCATGTTAATATTAAGAGAATCTATTGTCGCATACCTGGCACGTTTGGTTTCTTTATCAATCTTCATCGGCAAGGAGCCCCCATCAAATACAAGAATAGGTTTGACACTATGGTTGCGTAATAGATTGACTCTATGCATGCAATAATCAATATGCctgaaaattttaaagaaaaatcctattcaataaaagcatatgaattgttaaatttaattttttttttacattcacaaAACATAAACCAcgttgttaaaaatatatgtaacaTTCTAGATAGATAtaagatttgaaaaataatgaaataccaACTATCAATTACTATTCATCAATTGTTAActctaataataaattcaaatttaattaaatatatcactattgaaaaaacaatataatagaAGACCGCATAATGTTTAGTTTTGattataattactaaaatatatcatttgatTTTGAGGCATTAATAATGAAGATTAAAACCACATATATAatgccaataataataataatttgaattattgtgtttgtttctagtactaattaagaaactaaaaaaattttcaaaattttcaactaaTTATAGTCTTTAATAGAGaaagaaattataataaatattgtcCAACATTTTAATTCAAGTAGCAAACCAAAGATTTTAATAACacgaatattaaaaaaaattttgcattCAATTAACCTATAGAAAAGCATGTTGAGGCTCTCATTCTTGAGCATACAAAAACTTTGAAGCtaaggctatatatatatatatatatatatatatatatatatatatatatactataaattaaatttatccttaaaaaatttctctttttaaacACTTTTTTGGAGCAggcaattgcccatctccaattctttggttttttttttctttcttcgggtttttataatatttacaaCCCTAATAAATCTTATTATCTCCATCATACCATCAAACTTTTTAAGACTGATGGATAAAGCACATTTAAACATTAATAGTATCAACACTTAActaaactaatatatattatatagtaataCTAATATGtgctaatatataaatatgataaatttaattAGTATATTACATATACACtaactattaaatatataattaataaatttgataaaataagagCATATAACATATACGAAGGCaactatatgtatattatattaatataatattataatatgtcATGTAATACATATACcatataaacaaaattcaacCAATTACCATGCAACAAGAGTAATAATATGTaactatgtatatattttatttattagtggATTCTATCATAATAAAGTTATTAACCATATAATATTACAtgttaatgatatattataataacCCATGGTTATATATGGTGTACGGttaccatataataaattaagtttataatctatataatatatatatattaatattaattgattGGTTTggatgattaaaataataatataattaaaaaattttgtaccACCCATACATTGGTGCCAGCATGCACTAgcgataataaaattatatatatatatatatatatatattatcatcttTATGGGAAGAAAgcaaattaagtaaaaaaaaaaaattaatgtccatttatatttatttcattattagagTATTACAACAACGATAAtacaatagaaaaataataagtaaaaaaaatataagaatcaAGTAGATCAAATACCTGGAGGTGGGAAGTCCCTTGCAGAGCTCTATGCTACATGAGAAAGCACCTTTGTGGAGCCATGAATAGACGTCAATAGCGACGGTTTGATCTCGCAACTCCTCGATGGTGATCGGCGCCATGACTGTCTTCAACAATGGAAGCAACCCTTGGATACCCATCTTCCGATATCTTactaattgattaaaaaaaaagtaattatcgAAGACAGAAATAGtgggagagaaaaaaaaaagacgatGGTATGGAGGAGAATTGGGTTAGATTAAAAGTATTTTATCAtgttatttgatatttaatataaaaaaagataaattaaaaagatatggatttttttaaaaaaaaattggatacttAATTACCATGAAAGCTCACCCacgattttttaaaatttaaaagttaaaatttaaaacctttttctaaaaaaaatatggattttattttttaaaaattggataCTTTTAATTACTAACGACATATTTTCcaaccaaaatataaataaaatattataaaattattagtcattaaatatgcatatattttatgaaataattgtatggccaaatttttaaaaattcaaaaatattatttatttcatgataaataaaactttaaaattaataatgataaatacattatcatattcattagattaatatttttaaaataacttttaaagtataaaattagattaatattattcatcatATTAAGACCTTAATTAATTTCTCCTTTGCAATAACTAAAAGACTTTTCTTTCTCCCGAAAACTATAGAGTCAATTTCTCTATTAGCTAAACCCTTTCTTACCTTTGGACTCTTATTTTATCAATAGACTATCAACGGAGGCCTCCctttaaatatatgttaaaagatatggaatttatttttgaaaaatttgataCTTAATTAGGAAGAAAGCTCACACATATATTgagtaaatatatttatattttataaaaaataaatatatttctagAGGCAAAGAGACAAGAGGAGATCATGTTGTCAGTGTCTTCACATGATATACGATTGTGAGattgttttttatgatttaatattgtccttttatttttgtgcctcataattgtatttatttatttagatgattaaaattagttgtttaaatgataattttaaaaacattttatatttaatagtttttctaatttaatatggtattgtatttttaataaagtacttttgttgttttaaattatagttGGAAGTGGCTTtgtacataatatatatatatatatatatatatatatatatatatatatatagaaaactaACATAAAAACCCTCATGATTTCCAATAAGTACATGGCAtgatctttaaaataaaataattaatatttagtatttaatttgtattggataaatatatgtattttttaaataaaaatatttctaataagATGTAACCAATAacattaaagaaatatatttatttgaaattcaaaataaaaaataaattttattgttagtGGAATTGTATTTCTAGTATAAGTCcgtcataaataatatttaaaagagACTTAGTACACATCCTCTTTATTTTATCAAGTAGTAAAATAAAGCTTAGTTATGAAGCAACATATGTTTATTGTGGGCCTCGGCAGGGAGTGGTGGAGAAATttctaaacaataattaataaattaaatcgataaaaaaattatgtagtaAATGGCCAAGCAAACATTCACTAGTAAACTAAACGAACACATTAATATTTAGGGGgcacaaaatatataaatatatttttgaaaattaatacaaacatgCTATTAcggaacaaaaaaaattaataaatctatcTTTTgggaagattttatttttatgtttttgagcatgcatttgtatattttttttcatagtatattttaagatatttttagaAGGTTAACAAAGGCATTAAAGAGAAGGTTTCACATATATCCAAGTGAGATGAAGCTTCATTTGGTGGCAGTAAACATCCAGAAGAAATATATgaacttattatttttaattaaatatgaaattaaataacTCGGAAGTTTTCATGGCAGTTGTGTTTCCTGGTCCTAAAGCTCCTGGAAATGATATTGATGTATACTTAGAGCCGATTAGGCGGAGCCGAGATTATGGAGGCGGGGGCAGTgcgaaaaattaattaattaataaaatttttaattttttttaaatttatccatatgttaattttaaatcatacatttttaaaaaaactctatactccgaatataattttatatattatataaactaatttataaaaaccaaaaaaactaaaacatagatttttaaatatactatatgaaataatttataaaaatattaatagatcaaataaaaatttgaaaataatttttttaaaaattattacgcTTTTAGAGGAtagttattaatttgttaatttataaaatattaatagatcaaataaaaaaatttgtaaataaatttttttaaaaattattatacttTAGAGGATAgagtattaatttgttaatttataaaaatattaataaatcaaataaaaaaagtttgtaaaataaatttttaaaaattattactcTTTAGAGGATaagtattaatttgttaaaaaaatatttttttaaataaaaaaacccttaaaaaggggaagtttaaaaaaatattttttaaaaataaaaaaaccctaaaaaggGAGGGATATTGGAGAGAGAGAAAGgcagtttttgaaaaaaataaaaaaatacaaaagggGATTTTACCAggataaatatatagatatatatatatatatatatagagagagagagagagaaataaaaataaaaagcgaaATGGGGAGGCAGGGAAGGGGCGGTGGTTCGCGGTGGCGAGGATggcggagagagagagagaggataagCGGAGGCGGGGTTCACCGGCGGGGAGGCGGCGAGAGAGAGGGTAAGAAGGAGGCGGGGAGGGTTGGCCCTGGCGGCAGGCGGCCCTTGCCCCCTCCCTCCGCCCCTGCTTAGAGCCATTGATCGATGAGCTACAATGCCTTTGGGAGAGTGGTGTAGAGACGTATGATGCACTTTCAAAAGTAACTTTCGATTCTGACGACTCTCTTGTGGACCACAAATGATTTTTCCGACCTATGCTAATTTATCGGGGATGGAGCACCAAAGGCAAGTTAGCATGCCACTGTTTGCAATCTTGAAACATCTTCTCACGAGGGCTTAAAAAAATGGGCATAAAACATGCTATCTTGGTCATCGTACGCTTCTTACCGACCAATCATTCTTGGAGGAAAAAAATGCCAAAAGCATTTGATGGTACCAAAAGAAAATCGAAGTGCACCAAAACAATTGATGAGGAGATGATATTGTTGAACAATATAGTCAATTTTTCAGTGaagtttagttgtttttttaataattcatgtttatattaTACATCATATGATACTTGCTATTTTTCATTGAGCGAGATCACTTTTGGTAAGGcttcaaagaaaaggaaaccTGGAGATGTTATATTGTTTGGAAATTGGAGAAaaaagagtatttttttttcaactctcATATTGGAGAACACTTACAATGAGACATAATCTGGATGTCATGGATGTCgagaaaaaaatgtttgtgaTAATATTATTGGGACTTTACTAAACATCGAGAGCAAGACTAAAGATACAATAAATTCTCGTTTTGATTTAGAAGATATGGGTATCGATCACGAGCTTCATGCATTTCCCACTAGTGATGGAAGGTATATGTTTCATCCTGCGTGTTATACTTTGTCTAAAGATGAAAAACGATCATTTTATCGGGTTCTTAAATGATCTAAAAAGTTCGGATGGTTATTCTTCAAATATTTCTCGATGTGTGATTCTTCTTTGAATGCAAGGTTGTTGGAATGAAATGTCATGATTGCCATGTGTTTTTGTATCGATATCTCCCTTTGGCTATTACGTGGTTTTGTTGGATAAAGAGGTGTCACGAAGCATTAATTGAATTGTGCACTTATTTAAGAGAGTTATGTGCTaaagtttttgtatttttgatgacACGGAGagacttgaaaaaaaatcaatttcgtTCACACTTTTGCAAGTTAGAAAAAGATATTTCCACCATCATTTTTTTGACATTATGGTACATTTAACCATTCATCTTGTGAGCGAAGCTAAAGTTCTTCGAGGCGAGTCAGGGTTTATTTGGATGTATCCTATGGAGCGATATTTGCGTAGGCTTAAATCTTACGTGAGAAACAAGGCACGTCCAGAAGGATCAATCGCCGAGGCATATATTGTGCAAGAATGCATGCATTTTTGTTCAAGGTATTTGCATCAAACTGAAACTAAAATAAATCGTGTTGGAAGAAATGATGAGGGGAGTGGTGTTCATTTACACTCTGTATTGCATGTTTTTTCACAAGCTGGCAGACCTTTGcttggaaaaaaatatgatcagCTAAGCTTAACTGAATGGGCTCAAGCTACAATATATGTGCTAGAAAATTGTGAAGAAATTAGAGAGTTTGTGGAGTAAGTCCCATAAATTTGTGAATTATTCATTTaatgtatttaatttatatttgatacattttatttgcaattaataatttttttttatttttgatgtgaaGCATGCATAAAGAAAAACTTGGAAGAGAAGATCCTAGAAATGTAGAAAGAAGACACCAAAAAGAATTTCATCATTGGTTCAAGAAATATGtaagtattattaatatttttgaatgtataacttttatataatatttttgttcatACGGTTATTACTTGTAACAGGTCACCAAGTTGCACGATGAAGGAAGTGAAATGGTTAGTGACCAATTATTGCATTTAGCTTATGGACCAGATAGGCGAGTTTTTTGATATAAAAGTTTTCTTATCAATGGGTGGAGGTTTAACACAAAGGACAAAGACTTGCATCTGAAATCACAAAATAGTGGAATTCTTGTAAAAGGTGATATGAATACAGgcaatttagattatttttggGGTATTATGCAGATATCATACAATTAAATTATCGAGGGAGGAATAgtatcatattatttaaaagtgTGTGGTGGGATGTGTATCATAAAAGGAGGATTCAAAAGGGTGATAAGTTTGGGTTTCCTATGGTCAATGTCACACGTAAGTTGAAAACTAATGAACCTTATGTTTTGGCTTCTCAAGCTGAACAAGTTTATTATGTAAGAGATATTAAGGAGCCTAATTGGCAAGTTGTTGTCAAGACAAAACCTCGTGATTTGTATGATCTTCCTAATGATAACATAGGAGATGAGGCATgccaagaaaatgaaaattttggctTTACACTTCATGAAGCTACTTCAGACAATGACAATGATGTCATATCTTTGGATAGATTTGATTTACAAGCTGCAACTGTTGAAGGAAATCCATTAAACAATAGCATTATGGGAGCTGAAGACGAAGAAGATGGATATGAGACAAATGAAGATAATTTTACCATTGATGATGAGACAAATATAGCATGTGATAACCTGGAAagtgacgatgatgatgatgatgattgagcATTAGtggaaaatttgtttttattttttgagtatGTAAACACTTTTCTTCGTACTTTGGAACAagcatattatttttacaaattgatacaaataatCTTAAATAACTCttaattttggggaaaaaatatatttaagaacatttattattttgtcatttAAAAATTTGCAAATTGACATGTATATGTttctaaataatattatttaaccCTTTTTTGTTACAAATTAgtatttatactttttaaaaaaattataatttttagaaaaagtatttataaattttattctttgCTTCTGGACATTATATATTGAGTACGAGAACGTGGGCGGCAGAATcaatattatcattataatttaaatcaatctcattatgattaattatccattaataaaaaaacatctatCAAAATTT
It encodes the following:
- the LOC120253366 gene encoding exonuclease 1-like, which gives rise to MGIQGLLPLLKTVMAPITIEELRDQTVAIDVYSWLHKGAFSCSIELCKGLPTSRHIDYCMHRVNLLRNHSVKPILVFDGGSLPMKIDKETKRARARKENLEWALKHEAAGNSFAAHECFQKAVDISPSIAWELIQVLKKENIDYVVAPYEADAQMAFLSINKLVDAVITEDSDLIPFGCHRIIFKMDKFGQGVEFKCSMLDKNKDIDFTGFTKTMLLEMCIFSGCDYLQSLPSIGLKRAYALVKKYKSYEKVIKHLRCTSIAIPPHYEENFKKAIWTFQHQRVYDSVKEDIVHLSNIPHDCDIDLEFLGPWLPQKLVQGIAKGDVDPLTKIPFQFKMAAIKRYRNMESSNDEQNIPLMVDESQETEAHIQHSNAMVGTSNNALRSEGQIIVATVM